ATTTTAAGATCGCTCAAAACGAACAAGAAGAGCAGGATTTGTGGTTTTCAAGGCGTAACGCTTCTCAAAGTATTAGCGTTTATGGTAAAAAGAAGTTGAATGAAGACGTGACCGTTCCTAGGGCGAGTTTGCCGAGTTTGTTGCAAGAAGTCGCCAAAATCAGCCATAAATACGGCTTTAAAATCCCTTGCTTTGGGCATACGGGCGATGGTAATGTGCATGTGAATATCATGCTAGAAGATCCTAAAAGAGATTTAGAAAAAGGGCATAAGGCTATGGAAGAGATTTTTCAGGCCGCTATTAGTTTGGAGGGGACTTTAAGCGGGGAGCATGGCATAGGCTTGTCTAAAGCCAAATTCATGCCTTTAGCGTTTAATCATAGTGAAATGGAGCTTTTTAGGAACATTAAAAAAGCCCTTGATCCTAATAATATTTTAAACCCTTTTAAAATGGGGCTGTAAGGTTTAAAAGCAAGGAAAGCGCATGAAAATCGGTGTTTATGGAGCGAGCGGTCGTATAGGGAAACTGCTCTTAGAAGAATTAAAGGGGGGGTATAAGGGATTAGAGCTGTCTAGCGTGTTTGTCAGGCAAAAATGCGAAACGGATTTTAGCTCTTTTTCACACGCCCCTTTAGTAACCAATGATTTAAAAGCGTTTGTGAGGGCATGCGAATGCGTGATTGATTTTTCTTTACCTAAAGGCGTGGATCATTTGCTAGAGGCTCTTTTAGAATGCCCTAAAATTTTAGTTTCTGGCACAACCGGTTTAGAAAAAGAAACGCTAGAAAAAATGCAAAAATTAGCCTTAAAAGCGCCGCTTTTGCACGCGCACAACATGTCTATAGGGATTATGATGCTTAACCAATTAGCCTTTTTAGCTTCTTTGAAATTAAAAGATGCGGATATTGAAATTATAGAAACGCACCACAATCTCAAAAAAGACGCTCCGAGCGGCACAGCGTTGAGTTTGTATGAAACTTGCGCTAAGGCTAGGGGGTATGATGAAAAAAACGCCCTAATCACTCACAGAGAAGGTTTGCGCTCTAAAGAAAGCATTGGCATAGCCGCTTTAAGGGGGGGCGATGTCGCCGGGAAGCACACGATAGGGTTTTATTTAGAGGGCGAATACATAGAGCTTAGCCATACGGCGACTAACCGATCTATTTTTGCTAAAGGGGCTTTAGAAGTGGCTCTATGGCTTAGAGATAAAGCCGCTAAAAAATATGAAATCAGCGAAATGTTTGGTTGAACGCTTGAACCTTTTTTGTGTAGATGGTTCATGCTTCTATAATGGGAATACCGCTCTTTGTTAGCCTTATTAAAGGGCTTTTACTATACTATAAGGCTTGCATTAAAAGGGTTTGTTTTGTAAGGATTGATCTTGCCTTGGGTTAGTAACATATATAATATTTGGCATTTTTTCATTAATATTGAAAAAGTCCGATCGTTGCAAGCGTCTAAAGGCTAGGGACGATTCACATTTTTACCCACAATTAACAAAAATTTGCTAAAATAGAAAAATTTTAACAAGAATAAGAAATAAGAAATAAGAAATAAGAAATAAGAAATAAGAAATAAGAAATAAGCCTTTTTGAAGAAATCAAATGCAACGCTAAAGATGGTTGGAGAAATGGCTGGGAGCAAGGTGGGTGCATGAAGCGTTCTAAAAATAGTTTGGTTTGTGTGTCATGCTTACTATAGCATGTAAGCATGTATTTGTAATTAAGCGTTTGTGATCCACAGATCCACATGGGAAACAAAATGGAAAACAAATCAATAGGACAGATTTTCAAAGACAGCTTCAAAAAAAGTTTCTTTAGTGGTCTATGGAGTTGCTTAAAATGGAGCTTTATCCTCACTCTGATCAGCTTGGGTTTGTTTCTGCTTGTTTTTAGGTTTCAACCTGAGACGATTAAAAAATACATCAAAGATCCTAAAGATCTACAATTCTACAACGACTTGAGAAAGAAAAATGGTTGGGACAAGTAGGTTTATTGTTCCTAAATTATGCCAGTTGCCAAACAAAAGCGTCGGTTTTGATTTGAATCAAAAAGGATACACGCTAGACCAGTTAATCTAGTAGTGCTTGCGTGAAAGTGTAAAAATATTTTTTTTATGGTATAATAACACCATTTATTCCAATCTGAAAGGAAACGCATGAAATTTCTTACAAGAATCACTGACAGCTACAAGAAAGTTGTAGTAACTTTAGGGCTAGTGATAACAACCAATCCTTTAATGGCGATCAACTCTCCTGCAACAGGCGTTACTGAGACTAAAACTTTGGTTATTCAGATCATTTCTGTTCTAGCGATCGTAGGTGGTTGCGCTCTAGGGGTCAAAGGCATAGCGGATATTTGGAAAATCTCTGATGACATCAAAAGAGGTCAGGCAACTGTTTTTGCTTACGCGCAACCCATAGCTATGTTAGCGGTGGCAGGCGGTATTATCTATTTGAGCACTAAGTTTGGCTTCAATATTGGCGAGAGTGGAGGAGCTAGCTAAATTGATCAACAATAATAGTAATAAAAAACTAAGAGGCTTTTTTTTGAAAGTTCTCTTAAGTCTCGTTGTTTTCAGTTCGTATGGGTCAGCCAATGATGACAAAGAAGCCAAAAAAGAAGCGCTAGAAAAAGAAAAAAACACTCCCAATGGGCGTGTTTATACGAATTTAGATTTTGATAGTTTCAAGGCGACTATCAAAAATTTGAAAGACAAGAAAGTAACTTTCAAAGAAGTCAATCCCGATATTATCAAAGATGAAGTTTTTGACTTCGTGATTGTCAATAGAGTCCTTAAAAAAATAAAGGATTTGAAGCATTACGATCCAGTTATTGAAAAAATCTTTGATGAAAAGGGTAAAGAAATGGGATTGAATGTAGAATTACAGATCAATCCTGAAGTGAAAGACTTTTTTACTTTTAAAAGCATCAGCACGACCAACAAACAACGTTGCTTTCTGTCATTGCGCGGAGAAACAAGAGAAATTCTATGCGATGATAAGCTATACAATGTTTTATTGGCTGTATTCAATTCTTATGACCCTAATGATCTTTTGAAACATATTAGCACCGTAGAGTCTCTCAAAAAAATCTTTTATACGATTACATGTGAAGCGGTATATCTATAAAGAGAGGGGTGTTTGTGGCAAGCAAGCAGGCTGATGAACAAAAAAAGCTAGTTATAGAGCAAGAGGTTCAAAAGCGGCAGTTTCAAAAAATAGAAGAGCTTAAAGCAGACATGCAAAAGGGTGTCAATCCTTTTTTTAAAGTCTTGTTTGATGGGGGGAATAGGTTGTTTGGTTTCCCTGAAACTTTTATTTATTCTTCTATATTTATATTGTTTGTAACAATTGTATTATCTGTTATTCTTTTTCAAGCCTATGAACCTGTTTTGATTGTAGCGATTGTTATTGTGCTTGTAGCTCTTGGATTCAAGAAAGATTATAGGCTTTATCAAAGAATGGAGCGAGCGATGAAATTTAAAAAACCTTTTTTGTTTAAGGGCGTGAAAAACAAAGCGTTCATGAGCATTTTTTCCATGAAGCCTAGTAAAGAAATGGCTAATGACATCCACTTAAATCCAAACAGAGAAGACAGACTTGTGAGCGCTGCAAACTCCTATCTAGCGAATAACTATGAATGTTTTTTAGATGATGGGGTGATCCTTACTAATAACTATTCTCTTTTAGGCACAATCAAATTGGGGGGTATTGATTTTTTAACCACCTCTAAAAAAGATCTCATAGAGTTACACGCTTCTATTTATAGCGTTTTTAGGAATTTTGTTACCCCTGAATTCAAATTCTATTTTCACACTGTTAAAAAGAAAATCGTTATTGATGAAACCAATAGGGACTATAGTCTTATTTTTTCTAATGATTTCATGCGAGCCTATAATGAGAAGCAAAAGAGAGAAAGTTTTTATGATATTAGTTTTTTTCTGACCATAGAGCAAGATTTATTAGACACTCTCAATGAACCCGTTATGAATAAAAAGCATTTTGCAGACAATAATTTTGAAGAGTTTCAAAGGATTATTAGAGCCAAGCTTGAAAACTTCAAGGATAGGATAGAGCTCATAGAAGAGCTATTGAGCAAATACCACCCCACTAGATTGAAAGAATACACCAAAGATGGCATTATTTATTCCAAACAATGCGAGTTTTATAATTTTCTTGTGGGAATGAATGAAGCCCCTTTTATTTGCAACCGAAAAGACTTGTATCTCAAAGAAAAAATGCATGGTGGGGTGAAAGAAGTTTATTTTGCTAATAAGCATGGAAAAATCTTAAATGATGATTTGAGTGAAAAATATTTTAGCGCTATTGAGATCAGTGAATACGCCCCTAAATCACAGAGCGATTTGTTTGATAAAATCAACGCTCTAGACAGCGAATTTATCTTTATGCATGCTTATTCGCCTAAAAACTCACAAGTTTTAAAGGACAAACTGGCTTTCACCTCTAGAAGGATTATTATTAGTGGAGGCTCTAAAGAGCAGGGCATGACTTTGGGTTGCTTGAGCGAATTAGTGGGTAATGGTGATATTACGCTAGGCAGTTATGGTAATTCTTTAGTGCTGTTTGCTGATAGCTTTGAAAAAATGAAACAAAGCGTTAAGGAATGTGTCTCTAGTCTTAACGCTAAAGGTTTTTTAGCCAACGCAGCGACTTTCTCTATGGAAAATTACTTTTTTGCCAAACATTGCTCTTTTATTACGCTTCCTTTTATTTTTGATGTAACTTCTAATAATTTCGCTGATTTTATCGCTATGAGGGCTATGAGTTTTGATGGCAATCAAGAGAATAACGCTTGGGGCAATAGTGTGATGACGCTAAAAAGCGAGATCAATTCGCCTTTTTATCTGAACTTCCACATGCCTACTGATTTTGGTTCAGCTTCAGCAGGACACACTTTAATACTTGGCTCAACAGGTTCAGGTAAGACAGTGTTTATGTCAATGACTCTAAACGCTATGGGGCAATTTGCCTATAATTTTCCTGCTAATGTCAGCAAAGACAAGCAAAAGCTCACTATGGTCTATATGGATAAAGATTATGGCGCTTATGGGAATATTGTCGCAATGGGTGGGGAGTATATCAAGATTGAGCTAGGGACAGATACAGGATTAAATCCTTTTGCTTGGGCGGCTTGCGTGCAAAAAACAGATGCAACAATGGAACAAAAACAAACAGCTATTTCTGTTGTCAAAGAGCTTGTGAAAAACCTAGCGACCAAAAGCGATGAAAAAGATGAAAATGGCAACAGCATCTCTTTTAGCCTAGCAGATTCTAACACGCTTGCAGCGGCAGTAACCAACCTTATCACAGGAGATATGAACCTAGATTATCCCATCACTCAACTTATCAATGCTTTTGGAAAAGACCACAATGATCCTAATGGGCTTGTCGCACGATTAGCGCCTTTTTGCAAATCAACCAATGGTGAATTTCAATGGCTTTTTGATAATAAAGCAACAGATCGCTTAGATTTTTCAAAAACGATTATTGGCGTTGATGGGTCAAGTTTCTTAGACAATAATGATGTTTCACCCTTTATTTGTTTTTACCTTTTCGCTCGTATCCAAGAGGCAATGGATGGGCGTAGATTTGTCTTAGATATTGATGAAGCGTGGAAATATTTAAGCGATCCAAAGGTCGCTTATTTTGTGAGAGACATGCTAAAAACTGCAAGGAAAAGAAACGCTATTGTCAGACTTGCGACTCAAAGCATCACTGATCTTTTGGCTTGCCCTATTGCTGATACGATTAGAGAACAATGCCCTACAAAGATTTTTTTGAGAAACGATGGGGGTAATCTTTCTGATTACCAAAGATTAGCTAATGTTACAGAAAAAGAATTTGAAATCATCACTAAGGGGCTAGATAGGAAAATTCTCTACAAACAGGATGGAAGCCCTAGCGTTATCGCTAGTTTTAATTTGAGAGGCATTCCTAAAGAATATTTGAAAATTTTATCCACAGATACTGTATTTGTCAAAGAAATTGACAAGATTATCCAAAACCATAGTATCATAGATAAATATCAGGCCTTGAGGCAAATGTATCAACAAATAAAGGAGTATTAAAATGAAACAAAGTTTGCGCGAACAAAAATTATTGAAAATTTTAGAAAATGATGTCTTGACGATTTTGGATAGTTTTTCTAATTACCTTTTTGAACTGAGAGAAGAGTTGGACTTCATAGAAGAAGAAATGGAAGGTGAAATCACTGAACAAAACCTTACCGCTCTTTATGATTTTTCTAATTTCTTAGAAGACCATGTCAATGTGTTTTATGAGAATGTTTTGAATATAGATGATATCAAAACAGAACACCTTTATTCAGGTCTCATAGATAGTCTTAACGCTAATCTTCACTTTGTCAAGTCATTTCTCAGTAATCAGGATTTAGACTTCCGCTTTTTTAAAGAAATAAACGAAGGGCAAGATCCCCAAAAAACATTATCAAGATTAATTCCTCTTCAAAGTGGGAAAAATGATGCAAGCTCGTTTAAAGCCAATAATTCTTTTGTTTCATTAGTTTATGTTTATGCTTACTTCATGCTAGAAACTATCAGGCAGTCGTATAGGATTCTCAGATTACTAGAAAAACCTATCAATAACAACATAAGCGAGGATATGCAGAACGATATAGAGAATTTTTTTGTTCAAGCAAATTTTTTAGAATACTATGTTCAGAACAAAATATACCCAACCAATCATGCCTATGACTTCACGCATTTGATCATGGACTCTATTATTCCTAATTGGATTCAAACTGATATGAGCGTTGAAGCTAAAAAGAAAGAGCTTTTTGAAAAATATTTTCAAAACATTGATGAAGTAACAAACAAAATGCTCGATCAAGAAAATCAAAACAAAAACAGCGATTGAGTGGTGTTAATGCGCTAGAATAATGCTAAAAATAAGAATAAAGGAGTCAAAAGTATGAAAACGAATTTTTATAAAATTAAATCACTATTTGCTTGGTGTCTTATCATTGGCATGTTTAACGCTCCGCTTAACGCTGACCAAAACACGGATATAAAAGATATTAGTCCTGAAGATATGGCGCTAAATAGCGTGGGGCTTGTTTCTAGAGATCAACTAAAAATAGAGATCCCTAAAGAAACCCTAGAGCAAAAAGTGGCCGTACTCAATGACTATAATGATAAGAATGTTAATATCAAGTTTGACAACATAAGTTTAGGGAGTTTTCAACCTAATGATAATCTAGGTATCAATGCGATGTGGGGCATTCAAAATCTTCTCATGAGCCAAATGATGGGCGATTACGGTCCAAACAATCCTTTCATGTATGGTTATGCGCCAACATACTCAGATTCATCGTTTTTACCACCGATCTTAGGGTATTAACTAGGGGGTATTAACATGGCAGGCACACAAGCTATATATGAATCATCTTCTGCAGGCTTCTTATCGGAAATTTCCTCAATCATCTCAAGCACAAGTGGTGTCGCAGGGCCATTTGCAGGAATAGTAGCGGGCGCTATGTCAGCAGCGATTATTCCTATTGTTGTGGGATTTACTAATCCGCAAATGACCGCTATCATGACCCAATACAATCAAAGCATCGCTGAAGCTGTAAGCGTGCCTATGAAAGCCGCTAACCAACAATACAACCAATTGTATCAAGGTTTTAACGATCAAAGCATGGCTGTGGGGAACAATATCTTAAATATCAGCAAATTAACAGGGGAATTTAACGCGCAAGGCAACACGCAAGGCGCGCAAATTGGTGCTGTCAATAGTCAGATTGCGAGCATTTTAGCGAGTAACACTACCCCTAAAAATCCTAGTGCTATTGAAGCTTATGCGACGAATCAAATCGCTGTTCCTAGCGTGCCAACAACGGTTGAAATGATGAGCGGTATATTAGGCAATATTACAAGCGCGGCACCAAAATACGCCCTAGCTCTACAAGAGCAACTGCGTTCTCAAGCAAGCAACAGCTCAATGAATGACACAGCCGATTCCCTTGATAGCTGTACCGCTTTAGGTGCACTTGTTGGCTCATCAAAAGTGTTTTTTAGTTGCATGCAAATTTCTATGACGCCCATGAGCGTTTCTATGCCCACTG
This DNA window, taken from Helicobacter pylori, encodes the following:
- the cagG gene encoding cag pathogenicity island type IV secretion system translocation protein CagG; amino-acid sequence: MKTNFYKIKSLFAWCLIIGMFNAPLNADQNTDIKDISPEDMALNSVGLVSRDQLKIEIPKETLEQKVAVLNDYNDKNVNIKFDNISLGSFQPNDNLGINAMWGIQNLLMSQMMGDYGPNNPFMYGYAPTYSDSSFLPPILGY
- the cagF gene encoding type IV secretion system chaperone CagF translates to MKQSLREQKLLKILENDVLTILDSFSNYLFELREELDFIEEEMEGEITEQNLTALYDFSNFLEDHVNVFYENVLNIDDIKTEHLYSGLIDSLNANLHFVKSFLSNQDLDFRFFKEINEGQDPQKTLSRLIPLQSGKNDASSFKANNSFVSLVYVYAYFMLETIRQSYRILRLLEKPINNNISEDMQNDIENFFVQANFLEYYVQNKIYPTNHAYDFTHLIMDSIIPNWIQTDMSVEAKKKELFEKYFQNIDEVTNKMLDQENQNKNSD
- the cagD gene encoding cag pathogenicity island type IV secretion system protein CagD, with amino-acid sequence MINNNSNKKLRGFFLKVLLSLVVFSSYGSANDDKEAKKEALEKEKNTPNGRVYTNLDFDSFKATIKNLKDKKVTFKEVNPDIIKDEVFDFVIVNRVLKKIKDLKHYDPVIEKIFDEKGKEMGLNVELQINPEVKDFFTFKSISTTNKQRCFLSLRGETREILCDDKLYNVLLAVFNSYDPNDLLKHISTVESLKKIFYTITCEAVYL
- the cagC gene encoding cag pathogenicity island type IV secretion system protein CagC, producing the protein MKFLTRITDSYKKVVVTLGLVITTNPLMAINSPATGVTETKTLVIQIISVLAIVGGCALGVKGIADIWKISDDIKRGQATVFAYAQPIAMLAVAGGIIYLSTKFGFNIGESGGAS
- the cagE gene encoding cag pathogenicity island type IV secretion system ATPase CagE, whose amino-acid sequence is MFVASKQADEQKKLVIEQEVQKRQFQKIEELKADMQKGVNPFFKVLFDGGNRLFGFPETFIYSSIFILFVTIVLSVILFQAYEPVLIVAIVIVLVALGFKKDYRLYQRMERAMKFKKPFLFKGVKNKAFMSIFSMKPSKEMANDIHLNPNREDRLVSAANSYLANNYECFLDDGVILTNNYSLLGTIKLGGIDFLTTSKKDLIELHASIYSVFRNFVTPEFKFYFHTVKKKIVIDETNRDYSLIFSNDFMRAYNEKQKRESFYDISFFLTIEQDLLDTLNEPVMNKKHFADNNFEEFQRIIRAKLENFKDRIELIEELLSKYHPTRLKEYTKDGIIYSKQCEFYNFLVGMNEAPFICNRKDLYLKEKMHGGVKEVYFANKHGKILNDDLSEKYFSAIEISEYAPKSQSDLFDKINALDSEFIFMHAYSPKNSQVLKDKLAFTSRRIIISGGSKEQGMTLGCLSELVGNGDITLGSYGNSLVLFADSFEKMKQSVKECVSSLNAKGFLANAATFSMENYFFAKHCSFITLPFIFDVTSNNFADFIAMRAMSFDGNQENNAWGNSVMTLKSEINSPFYLNFHMPTDFGSASAGHTLILGSTGSGKTVFMSMTLNAMGQFAYNFPANVSKDKQKLTMVYMDKDYGAYGNIVAMGGEYIKIELGTDTGLNPFAWAACVQKTDATMEQKQTAISVVKELVKNLATKSDEKDENGNSISFSLADSNTLAAAVTNLITGDMNLDYPITQLINAFGKDHNDPNGLVARLAPFCKSTNGEFQWLFDNKATDRLDFSKTIIGVDGSSFLDNNDVSPFICFYLFARIQEAMDGRRFVLDIDEAWKYLSDPKVAYFVRDMLKTARKRNAIVRLATQSITDLLACPIADTIREQCPTKIFLRNDGGNLSDYQRLANVTEKEFEIITKGLDRKILYKQDGSPSVIASFNLRGIPKEYLKILSTDTVFVKEIDKIIQNHSIIDKYQALRQMYQQIKEY
- the cagB gene encoding cag pathogenicity island protein B, coding for MENKSIGQIFKDSFKKSFFSGLWSCLKWSFILTLISLGLFLLVFRFQPETIKKYIKDPKDLQFYNDLRKKNGWDK
- the dapB gene encoding 4-hydroxy-tetrahydrodipicolinate reductase; the encoded protein is MKIGVYGASGRIGKLLLEELKGGYKGLELSSVFVRQKCETDFSSFSHAPLVTNDLKAFVRACECVIDFSLPKGVDHLLEALLECPKILVSGTTGLEKETLEKMQKLALKAPLLHAHNMSIGIMMLNQLAFLASLKLKDADIEIIETHHNLKKDAPSGTALSLYETCAKARGYDEKNALITHREGLRSKESIGIAALRGGDVAGKHTIGFYLEGEYIELSHTATNRSIFAKGALEVALWLRDKAAKKYEISEMFG